The following are encoded together in the Xanthomonas sacchari genome:
- a CDS encoding GTP-binding protein: MSTSAVSDSRLPVTVLSGFLGAGKTTLLNRVLHNRDGRRVAVIVNDMSEVNIDEALIRDGGAALSRTEETLVEFSNGCICCTLRDDLRQEVQRLAESGRYDYLLIESTGISEPMPVAATFAVRDADGRGLADVARLDTMLTVVDGVSFLRDFGSAERLADRGLQAGDDDDRGLVNLLVEQIEFADVIVISKADLADTATLDRTRAVLRALNRDARIVEASRGDVPLELVLDTGRFDFVRAQLAPGWMQALRGEHAPETEQFGIESFVYRARRPFHPLRFARLAQRGLRDVIRSKGFFWLASRMDWVGELSIVGAATQTQAAGFWYAARERVDRGLLDTPLALPPSPLAYTELGWQRQQTACWNAPPPQAEEVGDAREYAALRAMWHPLWGDRRQELAVIGVGLDTARVRAELDACLLDDIELRQGPVAWQGLEDPFPVWRR, from the coding sequence CCTTCCCGTCACCGTCCTGTCCGGCTTCCTGGGCGCCGGCAAGACCACCCTGCTCAATCGCGTGCTGCACAACCGCGATGGCCGCCGCGTGGCGGTGATCGTCAACGACATGAGCGAGGTCAACATCGACGAGGCGCTGATCCGCGACGGCGGCGCCGCGCTCAGCCGCACCGAAGAGACGCTGGTCGAGTTCAGCAACGGCTGCATCTGCTGCACCCTGCGCGACGACCTGCGCCAGGAAGTGCAACGCCTGGCCGAGAGCGGGCGCTACGACTACCTGTTGATCGAATCCACCGGCATCTCCGAGCCGATGCCGGTGGCCGCGACCTTCGCTGTGCGCGATGCCGACGGTCGCGGCCTGGCCGACGTCGCGCGCCTGGACACCATGCTCACCGTGGTCGACGGGGTGAGCTTCTTGCGTGACTTCGGCTCGGCCGAGCGTCTGGCCGACCGTGGCCTGCAGGCCGGGGACGACGACGACCGCGGGCTGGTCAACCTGCTGGTGGAGCAGATCGAGTTCGCCGACGTGATCGTCATCAGCAAGGCCGACCTGGCCGATACGGCCACCCTCGACCGCACCCGCGCGGTACTGCGTGCGCTCAACCGCGATGCGCGCATCGTCGAGGCCAGCCGCGGCGACGTGCCGCTGGAGCTGGTGCTGGACACCGGCCGCTTCGATTTCGTGCGCGCGCAGCTGGCGCCGGGCTGGATGCAGGCGCTGCGCGGCGAGCACGCGCCGGAGACCGAGCAGTTCGGCATCGAAAGCTTCGTCTATCGCGCGCGCCGGCCGTTCCACCCGCTGCGCTTCGCGCGGCTGGCGCAGCGCGGGCTGCGCGATGTGATCCGCAGTAAGGGCTTCTTCTGGCTGGCCAGCCGCATGGACTGGGTCGGCGAGCTGTCCATCGTCGGTGCGGCCACCCAGACCCAGGCCGCCGGCTTCTGGTATGCGGCGCGCGAGCGCGTGGACCGCGGCCTGCTGGACACGCCGCTGGCGCTGCCGCCGTCGCCGCTGGCGTACACCGAGCTAGGCTGGCAGCGGCAGCAGACCGCGTGCTGGAACGCGCCTCCGCCGCAGGCCGAGGAGGTCGGCGATGCGCGCGAGTACGCGGCGCTGCGCGCGATGTGGCATCCGCTGTGGGGCGACCGCCGCCAGGAACTGGCGGTGATCGGCGTCGGCCTCGACACGGCGCGGGTGCGCGCCGAACTCGATGCCTGTCTGCTCGACGACATCGAACTGCGGCAAGGGCCGGTGGCGTGGCAGGGACTGGAGGATCCCTTCCCGGTGTGGAGGCGTTGA
- a CDS encoding alpha/beta hydrolase: MTSPAFPTASGALTLQGPAGPIEAAVDLPDADVPALPVTAIVCHPLSTEGGSMHNKVVTMVARALRELGVRVVRFNFRSVGASAGSFDHGEGEQQDLAAVAAWVRDQRPHDALWLAGFSFGAYVSLRASAALQPQVLISIAPPAGRWDFSDMAPPPQWLVIQGEADEIVDPQAVYDWLDTLQAQPQLVRMPDTSHFFHRKLIDLRGALQHAVKAWLPAAQA, translated from the coding sequence ATGACTTCTCCTGCTTTCCCCACCGCTTCCGGCGCGCTGACCCTGCAAGGCCCCGCCGGCCCGATCGAGGCCGCGGTCGATCTGCCCGATGCCGACGTCCCCGCGCTGCCGGTCACCGCCATCGTCTGCCATCCGCTGTCCACCGAGGGCGGCAGCATGCACAACAAGGTGGTGACCATGGTCGCGCGCGCGCTGCGCGAACTGGGCGTGCGCGTGGTGCGCTTCAACTTCCGCAGCGTCGGCGCCTCCGCCGGCAGCTTCGACCATGGCGAAGGCGAGCAGCAGGACCTGGCCGCGGTGGCCGCCTGGGTGCGCGATCAGCGTCCGCACGATGCGCTGTGGCTAGCCGGTTTCAGCTTCGGCGCCTACGTCTCGCTGCGCGCCAGCGCCGCGCTGCAGCCGCAGGTGCTGATCTCGATCGCGCCGCCGGCCGGGCGCTGGGATTTTTCCGACATGGCGCCGCCGCCGCAGTGGCTGGTGATCCAGGGCGAGGCCGACGAGATCGTCGACCCGCAGGCCGTGTACGACTGGCTGGACACGCTGCAGGCGCAACCGCAACTGGTGCGCATGCCCGACACCAGCCACTTCTTCCATCGCAAGCTGATCGACCTGCGCGGCGCCCTGCAGCACGCGGTCAAGGCCTGGCTGCCGGCGGCGCAGGCGTGA
- the zapE gene encoding cell division protein ZapE gives MSAAALPSQRYAEGVARGDWRDDPAQHAALAELDRIHVAIVDGDQEGWLDRLSAFWKKPEPVRGLYFWGGVGRGKTFLVDLFYDGLPIARKYRTHFHRFMRGVHERLREHAGQSDPLAKIAQEWRSRLRVLVLDEFFVTDIGDAMLLSRLLERLFAEGVTLVTTSNTAPQNLYLNGLQRESFLPAIGLLQTYCVELYAEGTEDYRMRALTRSPVYRAPLAEDSDAWLGERWGALTGNAEARRGNIELEGRKIPVRARGKSIVWFDFVALCEGPRGPSDYIEIAHEFTTVLLGGIPHFDRMNEDAARRFVNLIDELYDRHVNLVCTAQDPPPLLYTGERLAGAFERTASRLIEMQSAEYLAAAHRV, from the coding sequence GTGAGCGCGGCGGCATTGCCGTCGCAGCGCTACGCCGAGGGCGTGGCGCGCGGCGACTGGCGCGACGATCCGGCCCAGCATGCGGCGCTGGCCGAACTGGACCGCATCCACGTCGCGATCGTCGATGGCGACCAGGAGGGCTGGCTGGACCGGCTGTCGGCGTTCTGGAAGAAGCCCGAGCCGGTGCGCGGCCTGTACTTCTGGGGTGGGGTCGGCCGCGGCAAGACCTTCCTGGTCGATCTGTTCTACGACGGCCTGCCGATCGCGCGGAAGTACCGTACGCATTTCCATCGCTTCATGCGCGGCGTGCACGAGCGCCTGCGCGAACACGCCGGGCAGAGCGATCCGCTGGCGAAGATCGCGCAGGAGTGGCGCAGCCGGTTGCGCGTGCTGGTGCTGGACGAGTTCTTCGTCACCGACATCGGCGATGCGATGTTGCTGTCGCGCCTGCTCGAGCGCCTGTTCGCCGAGGGCGTGACCCTGGTCACCACCTCCAACACCGCGCCGCAGAACCTGTATCTCAACGGTCTGCAGCGCGAGAGCTTCCTGCCGGCGATCGGCCTGCTGCAGACCTATTGCGTGGAGCTGTACGCCGAGGGCACCGAGGACTACCGCATGCGCGCGCTGACCCGCTCGCCGGTGTACCGTGCGCCGCTGGCCGAGGACAGCGATGCCTGGCTGGGCGAGCGTTGGGGCGCGCTGACCGGCAATGCCGAGGCGCGCCGCGGCAACATCGAACTGGAAGGGCGCAAGATCCCGGTGCGCGCGCGCGGCAAGAGCATCGTCTGGTTCGATTTCGTCGCCTTGTGCGAAGGCCCGCGCGGTCCCAGCGACTACATCGAGATCGCGCACGAATTCACCACCGTGCTGCTCGGCGGCATCCCGCATTTCGACCGCATGAACGAGGACGCGGCGCGGCGCTTCGTCAACCTGATCGACGAGCTGTACGACCGCCACGTCAACCTGGTCTGCACCGCGCAGGATCCGCCGCCGCTGCTGTACACCGGCGAGCGCCTGGCCGGTGCGTTCGAGCGCACCGCCTCGCGCCTGATCGAAATGCAGAGCGCCGAGTACCTGGCGGCGGCGCACCGGGTCTGA
- a CDS encoding MarR family winged helix-turn-helix transcriptional regulator yields the protein MDRTSAPDATALLKLDTQLCFALYSANLAMHKLYRGLLRDLGLTYPQYLVMLVLWEQDQRSVSEIGEKLFLDSATLTPLLKRLEAIGLLTRRRAADDERRVLIALTADGQALRTRAQAVPEGVLCAVACDLQQLTRLKHDLEEVRGKLQAAA from the coding sequence ATGGACCGTACCTCTGCCCCCGACGCCACCGCCCTGCTGAAGCTGGATACCCAGCTGTGCTTCGCGCTGTATTCGGCCAACCTAGCGATGCACAAGCTCTACCGCGGGCTGCTGCGCGACCTCGGCCTGACCTATCCGCAGTACCTGGTGATGCTGGTGCTGTGGGAGCAGGACCAGCGCAGCGTGTCTGAGATCGGCGAGAAGCTGTTCCTGGATTCGGCCACCCTGACCCCGTTGCTCAAGCGCCTGGAGGCGATCGGCCTGCTGACCCGCCGCCGCGCCGCCGATGACGAGCGCCGCGTGCTGATCGCGTTGACCGCCGACGGCCAGGCGCTGCGCACACGCGCACAGGCGGTGCCGGAAGGCGTGCTGTGCGCGGTCGCCTGCGATCTGCAGCAACTGACCCGGCTCAAGCACGACCTGGAAGAGGTCCGCGGCAAGTTGCAGGCCGCCGCCTGA
- a CDS encoding organic hydroperoxide resistance protein has translation MASPTTIAYTATATATGGRDGRAATPDKALDVKLSTPRELGGAGGDGTNPEQLFAAGYSACFIGALKFVAGQEKVKLPAEPSIEGHVGIGQIPGGFGIAVELRIAVPGLERATLESLVEKAHQVCPYSNATRGNIDVKLVVLD, from the coding sequence ATGGCTTCACCGACCACCATCGCCTACACCGCCACCGCTACTGCCACCGGGGGCCGCGACGGCCGCGCCGCCACCCCGGACAAGGCGCTGGACGTCAAGCTGTCGACCCCGCGCGAACTGGGCGGCGCCGGCGGTGACGGCACCAACCCCGAGCAGCTGTTCGCGGCCGGCTACTCGGCCTGCTTCATCGGCGCGCTGAAGTTCGTCGCCGGCCAGGAGAAGGTGAAGCTGCCGGCCGAGCCGAGCATCGAAGGCCATGTCGGCATCGGCCAGATCCCGGGCGGCTTCGGCATCGCCGTGGAGCTGCGCATCGCCGTGCCGGGCCTGGAGCGTGCGACGCTGGAATCGCTGGTGGAGAAGGCCCACCAGGTGTGCCCGTATTCCAATGCCACCCGCGGCAACATCGACGTCAAGCTGGTCGTGCTCGACTGA
- a CDS encoding NAD-dependent deacylase has product MLSSAYNAETVAAFIQGARRLLVLTGAGMSAESGVPTFRGQDDSLWSRFDPEQLATEDAWRADPALVWGWYRWRMAIVAQAQPHAGHLALARLAEVRHTTLVTQNVDDLHQRAGSEVAAHVHGRLSALRCSDCGQPWRGLLPPIDVHTPSQRLAPPVCAACGGTVRPGVVWFGEALPAAEWARAQTAADNADLVLVIGSSGLVYPAASLPLQAKERGACVVEINPEPSALSARADLHWRDSAAVALPLLLQQCMVA; this is encoded by the coding sequence ATGCTCAGTTCCGCCTACAACGCCGAGACCGTCGCCGCCTTCATCCAGGGCGCGCGCCGTCTGCTGGTGCTGACCGGTGCCGGCATGTCCGCCGAGAGCGGGGTGCCGACCTTCCGTGGCCAGGACGACAGCCTGTGGTCGCGCTTCGATCCCGAGCAACTGGCCACCGAGGACGCCTGGCGTGCCGACCCGGCCCTGGTCTGGGGCTGGTACCGCTGGCGCATGGCGATCGTGGCGCAGGCGCAGCCGCACGCCGGGCACCTGGCGCTGGCGCGCCTGGCCGAGGTCCGCCACACCACCCTGGTGACCCAGAACGTGGACGACCTGCACCAGCGCGCCGGCAGCGAGGTCGCCGCGCACGTGCACGGCCGCCTGTCGGCGCTGCGCTGCAGCGACTGCGGCCAGCCCTGGCGCGGCCTGCTGCCGCCGATCGACGTGCACACCCCCAGCCAGCGCTTGGCGCCGCCGGTGTGTGCGGCCTGCGGCGGCACGGTGCGCCCGGGCGTGGTGTGGTTCGGCGAAGCGTTGCCGGCGGCGGAGTGGGCGCGCGCGCAGACCGCGGCCGACAACGCCGACCTGGTGCTGGTGATCGGCAGTTCCGGCCTGGTCTATCCGGCCGCCAGCCTGCCGCTGCAGGCCAAGGAGCGCGGCGCCTGCGTGGTCGAGATCAATCCCGAACCCAGCGCACTGTCGGCCCGTGCGGATCTGCACTGGCGCGACAGCGCCGCGGTGGCGCTGCCGTTGCTGCTGCAGCAGTGCATGGTGGCCTGA
- a CDS encoding alpha/beta hydrolase, with product MRLSRPSPAHCLLALALLLPGLTATPAHAQDGRLRARLLQRLQGDRADTARAPLPAGAQVLRDVAYGPDPAQRMDVYLPAGVRQAPLLVMVHGGGWADGDKDNPGVAANKVAHWLPQGHVLVSLNYRLLPQATPLQQAQDVARAVARIQQLAPQWGADPARLVLMGHSAGAHLVSLLDLSPDLLAQAGARRPLGTVALDSAAMDVEQVMQQRHLPLYDRAFGSVRSDWIAGSPYHVMGASAPPLLAVCSSRRADACAQARHLAAKANGRGIRVEVLPQDASHAEINRDLGLPSAYTAAVDAFLHTLR from the coding sequence ATGCGCCTGTCCCGCCCGTCGCCCGCCCATTGCCTGCTCGCCCTGGCGCTGCTGCTGCCGGGGCTGACCGCCACGCCTGCCCACGCCCAGGACGGGCGCCTGCGCGCACGCCTGCTGCAGCGTCTGCAGGGTGATCGCGCCGACACCGCGCGTGCGCCGCTTCCAGCCGGCGCGCAGGTGCTGCGCGACGTCGCCTACGGCCCGGACCCGGCGCAGCGCATGGACGTGTACCTGCCGGCAGGCGTGCGCCAGGCGCCTCTGCTGGTGATGGTGCACGGCGGCGGCTGGGCCGACGGCGACAAGGACAACCCCGGCGTGGCCGCCAACAAGGTCGCGCACTGGTTGCCGCAAGGCCATGTGCTGGTGTCGCTGAACTACCGCCTGCTGCCGCAGGCGACGCCGCTGCAGCAGGCGCAGGACGTGGCGCGCGCGGTCGCGCGGATCCAGCAACTGGCGCCGCAGTGGGGCGCCGATCCGGCGCGGCTGGTGCTGATGGGCCACTCGGCCGGCGCGCACCTGGTGAGCCTGCTGGACCTGTCGCCGGACCTGCTGGCGCAGGCCGGGGCGCGCCGACCGCTGGGCACGGTGGCGCTGGACAGTGCGGCGATGGACGTGGAGCAGGTGATGCAGCAACGGCATCTGCCGCTGTACGACCGCGCGTTCGGCAGCGTGCGCAGCGACTGGATCGCCGGCTCGCCATACCACGTCATGGGCGCCAGCGCGCCGCCGCTGCTGGCGGTGTGCTCCAGCCGCCGTGCCGATGCCTGCGCGCAGGCGCGCCACCTGGCCGCCAAGGCCAACGGCCGCGGCATCCGCGTCGAGGTGCTGCCGCAGGACGCCAGCCATGCCGAGATCAACCGCGACCTGGGCCTGCCCTCGGCCTACACCGCGGCGGTGGACGCGTTCCTGCACACGCTGCGCTGA
- a CDS encoding ATP-binding protein, with amino-acid sequence MSAPAFRANGWPRSLFGQLALVIALVLAGAGLLALLLGRELALRPAAQQQLRVLHGLANVAEALQRSPAAAALAPALREAGLQLRSAPPTANAAGPLVDAVQRRAADQLGPGRALRRDADGTLWLQLATPTPLWIAFSSQPRGHGLRRFSVAMLAGCTLLVWLAAALVARRLVRPLRQLAQAAPHLVRGEQAGPIATGGPREVAALAQALTAASADVRQAAAERALLLAGISHDLRTPLTRLQYALALLPQVEPELREGMERDIGEIDAILAQFIAYARDGRDEPAVALDLADLCRQALGAAQPGWEAVLPAQAPLHGRPLALQRALGNLVGNAERHGAAPFQLRLHSDGGDGWRIEVRDHGPGLDPALAARALQPFVHGGHGGSGLGLAIVERVARQHRGALLLQPIAPHGLCATLHLRPA; translated from the coding sequence GTGAGCGCGCCTGCCTTCCGCGCCAACGGCTGGCCGCGCAGCCTGTTCGGGCAACTGGCGCTGGTGATCGCGCTGGTGCTGGCCGGCGCCGGCCTGCTGGCGCTGCTGCTCGGCCGCGAACTGGCATTGCGGCCGGCAGCGCAGCAGCAACTGCGCGTGCTGCACGGCTTGGCCAATGTCGCCGAGGCGCTGCAGCGCTCGCCGGCCGCCGCGGCGCTGGCACCGGCGTTGCGCGAGGCCGGGCTGCAACTGCGCAGCGCGCCGCCCACGGCCAATGCCGCCGGCCCGCTGGTCGACGCCGTGCAGCGCCGCGCGGCCGACCAGCTCGGCCCCGGGCGCGCGTTGCGGCGCGACGCCGACGGCACCCTGTGGCTGCAGTTGGCCACGCCCACGCCGCTGTGGATCGCGTTCTCCAGCCAGCCGCGCGGGCACGGCCTGCGGCGATTTTCGGTGGCGATGCTGGCCGGCTGCACGCTGTTGGTCTGGCTCGCCGCTGCGCTGGTCGCGCGGCGCCTGGTGCGGCCGCTGCGGCAACTGGCGCAGGCCGCTCCGCACCTGGTGCGCGGCGAACAGGCCGGACCGATCGCCACCGGCGGCCCGCGCGAAGTCGCCGCGCTGGCGCAGGCGCTCACCGCGGCCAGCGCCGACGTGCGCCAGGCCGCAGCCGAGCGCGCGCTGCTGCTGGCCGGCATCTCCCACGACCTGCGCACCCCGCTGACGCGGCTGCAGTACGCGCTGGCGCTGCTGCCGCAGGTGGAGCCGGAACTGCGCGAGGGCATGGAGCGCGACATCGGCGAGATCGACGCGATCCTGGCGCAGTTCATCGCCTACGCCCGCGACGGCCGCGACGAACCCGCCGTGGCCCTGGACCTGGCCGACCTCTGCCGGCAGGCGCTGGGCGCGGCGCAACCCGGCTGGGAGGCCGTCCTGCCCGCGCAGGCGCCGCTGCACGGGCGGCCGCTGGCGCTGCAGCGCGCGCTCGGCAACCTCGTCGGCAATGCCGAGCGGCACGGCGCCGCGCCGTTCCAACTGCGCCTGCACAGCGACGGCGGCGATGGCTGGCGCATCGAGGTGCGCGACCACGGCCCCGGCCTGGATCCGGCGCTGGCGGCACGCGCGCTGCAGCCGTTCGTGCACGGCGGCCATGGCGGCAGCGGACTGGGCCTGGCGATCGTCGAGCGCGTCGCCCGCCAGCATCGCGGCGCGTTGCTTCTGCAGCCCATCGCCCCACACGGCCTGTGCGCCACCCTGCACCTGCGCCCGGCCTGA
- the ompR gene encoding two-component system response regulator OmpR, which produces MHDAAPAPRLLLVDDDDRLRALLCRYLESQGFAVKAVADGVQLQQALARGHYDLVVLDLMLPGENGLEICRRLRGQGDHTPIVMLTAKGDEIDRIVGLEIGADDYLPKPVNPRELLARIRAVLRRTRPGGAGAPQPDGGEIGFGRFRLHLGRRELRRDGEPLKLTTAEFAVLSVLLRHPQQPLSRDRLSSLAHGREHEPLGRSIDVIVARLRKLLEDDVRTPRLIQTVWGVGYVYVPPEPQA; this is translated from the coding sequence ATGCACGATGCCGCGCCCGCTCCCCGCCTGCTGCTGGTCGACGACGACGACCGCCTGCGCGCCCTGCTGTGCCGCTACCTGGAAAGCCAGGGCTTCGCGGTCAAGGCGGTGGCCGACGGCGTGCAACTGCAGCAGGCGCTGGCGCGCGGCCACTACGATCTGGTGGTACTGGACCTGATGCTGCCCGGCGAGAACGGCCTGGAGATCTGCCGACGCCTGCGCGGCCAGGGCGACCACACCCCGATCGTGATGCTGACCGCCAAGGGCGACGAGATCGACCGCATCGTCGGCCTGGAGATCGGCGCCGACGACTACCTGCCCAAGCCGGTCAACCCGCGCGAGCTGCTGGCGCGGATCCGCGCGGTGCTGCGCCGTACCCGCCCGGGCGGCGCCGGCGCGCCGCAGCCGGACGGCGGCGAGATCGGCTTCGGCCGCTTCCGCCTGCACCTGGGACGGCGCGAGCTGCGCCGCGACGGCGAACCGCTGAAGCTCACCACCGCCGAGTTCGCGGTGCTGTCGGTGCTGCTGCGGCACCCGCAGCAGCCGCTGAGCCGCGACCGCCTGTCCAGCCTGGCGCACGGCCGCGAACACGAGCCGCTGGGCCGCAGCATCGACGTGATCGTGGCGCGGCTGCGCAAGCTGCTGGAAGACGACGTGCGCACGCCGCGGCTGATCCAGACGGTGTGGGGCGTGGGCTATGTGTACGTGCCGCCGGAGCCGCAGGCGTGA
- a CDS encoding ribonucleoside-diphosphate reductase subunit alpha: MSQTHSLPATASVDAAVDPTTAAATAQPEPTASSEPSNDQRAVTWIVKDGGNRRMAFDRSRLQRTLDRIHAEFPQLDVSDYERKAFAFIEKKESLSADDMVDYLIREAESRVDIATPEWEYFAARLYLDRLYKRASKNRFYDAGEKYGSYVGLQESLADRGVYSIDILKNYSKDELAEAGRMIDPERDKLFAYNGLYLLATRYLATDNSRKVYELPQERWLTIALYLMQDEKPRERRMQLVGEAYWALSNLYMTVATPTLANAGKIGGQLSSCFIDTVDDSLQGIYDSNTDVARVSKHGGGVGAYLGYVRSSGSAIRGVKNSSGGVVPWIKQLNNTAVSVDQLGQRKGAIAVYLDIWHRDIEAFLDLRLNNGDQRLRAHDVFTAVCVPDIFMEAVERRGEWYLFDPHEVKEVKGWYLQDFFDEKRGEGSFRARYEEVVADERIGRKVVKAIDMFKRIMVSQLETGNPFMFYRDEVNRMNPNKHQGMVYSSNLCTEILQNMSPTRVIQEMISGDQIVTTKQAGDFVVCNLSSVNLGRAVTAQPDLLSPDILERLIRVQVRMLDNVIDLNELPVPQATITNQKYRAIGLGTFGWHHLLAQKGIDWNSPDAEAYSDSLYERINYLTIQASLALAKEKGAYKVFKGSDWQNGEYFTKRGYDSAQWQELAAQVSVHGVRNAWMVAVAPNMSTAQIAGSTASIDPIYSAFYYEEKKDFRRPVVAPGLTVDTYPYYEKGAYKVDQFASVRQNARRQRHVDQSISFNFYVPSGIRASTLLDLHMTAWKEGLKTTYYVRSNDIDISECEWCSS, encoded by the coding sequence ATGAGCCAGACCCACAGCCTGCCGGCCACCGCGTCCGTCGACGCCGCCGTCGACCCCACGACCGCTGCCGCCACTGCCCAGCCGGAGCCGACGGCCAGCAGCGAGCCGAGCAACGACCAGCGCGCCGTGACCTGGATCGTCAAGGACGGCGGCAACCGCCGCATGGCCTTCGACCGCTCGCGCCTGCAGCGCACCCTGGACCGGATCCACGCCGAATTCCCGCAGCTGGACGTGAGCGACTACGAGCGCAAGGCCTTCGCCTTCATCGAGAAGAAGGAAAGCCTGTCGGCCGACGACATGGTCGACTACCTGATCCGCGAGGCCGAGTCGCGCGTGGACATCGCCACGCCGGAGTGGGAGTACTTCGCCGCTCGCCTGTACCTGGACCGCCTGTACAAGCGCGCCAGCAAGAACCGTTTCTACGATGCCGGCGAGAAGTACGGCTCCTACGTCGGCCTGCAGGAAAGCCTGGCCGACCGCGGCGTGTACTCGATCGACATCCTCAAGAACTACTCCAAGGACGAACTGGCCGAAGCCGGCCGCATGATCGATCCGGAGCGCGACAAGCTGTTCGCCTACAACGGCCTGTACCTGCTGGCCACGCGCTACCTGGCCACCGACAACTCGCGCAAGGTCTATGAATTGCCGCAGGAGCGCTGGCTGACCATCGCCCTGTACCTGATGCAGGACGAGAAGCCGCGCGAGCGCCGCATGCAGCTGGTCGGCGAGGCCTACTGGGCGCTGTCCAACCTGTACATGACCGTGGCCACGCCGACCCTGGCCAACGCCGGCAAGATCGGCGGGCAGCTGTCGAGCTGCTTCATCGACACCGTCGACGACAGCCTGCAGGGCATCTACGACTCCAACACCGACGTGGCGCGCGTGTCCAAGCACGGCGGCGGCGTCGGCGCCTACCTGGGCTACGTGCGTTCGTCCGGCTCGGCGATCCGCGGGGTGAAGAACTCCAGCGGCGGCGTGGTGCCGTGGATCAAGCAGCTCAACAACACCGCCGTGTCGGTGGACCAGCTCGGCCAGCGCAAGGGCGCCATCGCCGTGTACCTGGACATCTGGCACCGCGACATCGAGGCGTTCCTGGACCTGCGCCTGAACAACGGCGACCAGCGCCTGCGCGCGCACGACGTGTTCACCGCGGTGTGCGTGCCGGACATCTTCATGGAAGCGGTGGAGCGCCGCGGCGAGTGGTACCTGTTCGACCCGCACGAGGTGAAGGAGGTCAAGGGCTGGTACCTGCAGGACTTCTTCGACGAGAAGCGCGGCGAAGGCAGCTTCCGCGCCCGCTACGAGGAAGTGGTGGCCGACGAGCGCATCGGCCGCAAGGTGGTCAAGGCCATCGACATGTTCAAGCGGATCATGGTCAGCCAGCTGGAGACCGGCAACCCGTTCATGTTCTATCGCGACGAAGTCAATCGCATGAACCCGAACAAGCACCAGGGCATGGTGTATTCCAGCAACCTTTGCACCGAGATCCTGCAGAACATGAGCCCGACGCGGGTCATCCAGGAGATGATCAGCGGCGACCAGATCGTCACCACCAAGCAGGCCGGCGACTTCGTCGTGTGCAACCTGTCCTCGGTGAACCTGGGCCGCGCGGTCACCGCGCAGCCGGACCTGCTGTCGCCGGACATCCTGGAGCGGCTGATCCGCGTCCAGGTGCGCATGCTCGACAACGTCATCGACCTCAACGAGCTGCCGGTGCCGCAGGCCACCATCACCAACCAGAAGTACCGCGCGATCGGCCTGGGCACCTTCGGCTGGCACCACCTGCTGGCGCAGAAGGGCATCGACTGGAATTCGCCGGACGCCGAGGCGTACAGCGATTCGCTGTACGAGCGCATCAACTACCTGACCATCCAGGCGAGCCTGGCGCTGGCCAAGGAGAAGGGCGCGTACAAGGTGTTCAAGGGCAGCGACTGGCAGAACGGCGAGTACTTCACCAAGCGCGGCTACGACAGCGCGCAGTGGCAGGAACTGGCCGCGCAGGTGAGCGTGCACGGCGTGCGCAACGCCTGGATGGTGGCGGTGGCACCGAACATGAGCACCGCGCAGATCGCCGGCTCCACCGCGTCGATCGACCCGATCTACAGCGCGTTCTACTACGAAGAGAAGAAGGACTTCCGCCGTCCGGTGGTGGCGCCGGGGCTGACCGTGGACACCTATCCGTACTACGAGAAGGGCGCCTACAAGGTCGACCAGTTCGCCAGCGTGCGCCAGAACGCCCGCCGCCAGCGCCACGTCGACCAGTCGATCAGCTTCAACTTCTACGTGCCCAGCGGCATCCGCGCCAGCACCCTGCTGGACCTGCACATGACCGCGTGGAAGGAAGGCCTGAAGACCACGTACTACGTGCGTTCCAACGACATCGACATCAGCGAGTGCGAGTGGTGCTCGAGCTGA